A section of the bacterium genome encodes:
- a CDS encoding sigma-70 family RNA polymerase sigma factor, whose protein sequence is MDQPMRAEATTPTQPAPAAKGAKPAPSVEDHEGARDRRPLESYFQDIGGTRTLKREEEVVLAKELEAATSQLRDALYAIPACARHVVERWDTLRAMSHTGAKLSESAGDEDTGEIATRVEGAINRLRRHVKRRDGLNTRSPKAQWSRANNGIANEMHNAKLSLAVLSELREQVRSLGRELRRARKGSRRLKELETHAGHGKVAFGACWNDVEAAQDRLTAVKNRFIEHNLKLVVAIAKDYRNLGLSFPDLIQEGNLGLIRAVEKFDHRRGFKFSTYAVWWIRQALVRAIQNHSRTIRLPSHVHDRLQRSQRIKAELTSKLGREPTPAELAPALETDTQALEALDRLSREAISLESSVAGTEKRLEDFVPDAGACFPDGGIDDDRMRSGVGHLIGALSHREQLILRLRYGLGSEEEHTLEQIGQNLGLSRERVRQLEARALKKLRDTTPAQRLHPILEP, encoded by the coding sequence TTGGACCAGCCCATGCGAGCCGAAGCCACCACGCCGACCCAACCCGCCCCGGCGGCGAAGGGTGCGAAGCCCGCCCCCTCCGTCGAAGATCATGAAGGCGCACGAGACCGGCGGCCCCTGGAATCGTACTTCCAGGATATCGGCGGCACTCGAACGCTGAAGCGCGAAGAAGAGGTCGTGCTCGCCAAGGAGCTCGAGGCCGCAACGAGCCAGCTGCGCGACGCGCTCTACGCAATTCCCGCCTGCGCACGGCATGTTGTCGAGCGTTGGGACACGCTTCGTGCCATGTCCCATACCGGCGCGAAGCTCTCCGAGTCCGCAGGGGATGAGGACACCGGCGAGATCGCCACGCGCGTCGAGGGCGCGATCAATCGGCTGCGCCGACACGTGAAACGCCGCGACGGCCTGAATACCCGCTCGCCCAAGGCCCAGTGGAGCCGTGCCAACAACGGGATCGCCAACGAGATGCACAACGCCAAGCTCTCTCTTGCGGTGCTCTCCGAACTGCGAGAGCAGGTCCGGAGCCTCGGCCGGGAACTCCGCCGTGCGCGCAAGGGCAGCCGACGTTTGAAGGAGCTCGAAACCCACGCCGGCCACGGCAAGGTCGCGTTCGGCGCGTGCTGGAACGATGTCGAAGCCGCTCAGGATCGGCTCACCGCGGTGAAGAATCGCTTCATCGAGCACAACCTGAAGCTCGTCGTCGCGATCGCGAAGGACTACCGCAATCTGGGCCTCTCCTTTCCGGACTTGATCCAGGAAGGCAACCTGGGCCTGATCCGTGCCGTCGAGAAGTTCGACCATCGCCGAGGCTTCAAGTTCTCCACCTACGCTGTCTGGTGGATCCGCCAGGCCCTCGTGCGCGCCATCCAGAACCATTCGAGGACGATCCGCCTGCCCTCCCACGTGCACGACCGCTTGCAGCGCAGCCAGAGGATCAAGGCCGAGCTGACCAGCAAGCTGGGCCGGGAGCCCACGCCGGCAGAGCTGGCACCTGCCCTCGAGACCGATACCCAGGCCCTCGAAGCCCTCGACCGGTTGAGCCGGGAGGCGATCTCTCTCGAGTCCTCGGTCGCCGGCACGGAGAAGCGGCTGGAAGATTTCGTCCCGGATGCGGGCGCATGCTTTCCGGACGGTGGGATCGACGACGACCGCATGCGCTCCGGCGTCGGGCACCTGATCGGCGCCCTCTCCCACCGCGAGCAGCTGATCCTGCGCCTGCGCTACGGCCTGGGCAGCGAAGAGGAGCACACCCTCGAACAGATCGGCCAGAACCTGGGGCTCTCCCGAGAACGGGTCCGCCAACTGGAGGCCCGCGCCCTCAAGAAGCTGCGGGACACCACACCCGCCCAGCGGCTCCATCCCATCCTCGAACCCTGA
- a CDS encoding undecaprenyl-diphosphate phosphatase, translating into MGPLEAAWLGIVQGLTEFFPVSSSGHLVIAETLLGHIGEGVLFEIAVHVGTLVAILAFYRERIVGLLVGLRAREAEAWRYAGKLVLATLPAVVAGLTAKPFIESLFGEPRLIVLTLLATGALLLTIRRTQPHARAEVPSWSQAFWIGCAQMLAIAPGISRSGSTLAAALALGVAPLAATEFSFLMAVAAITGAAVLAIPDASAADSATLIACGIGAVAAAVSGLFALRAFVRLLERQRFHLFAYYCFAAALAFAAYLSLR; encoded by the coding sequence ATGGGACCGCTCGAGGCGGCGTGGCTGGGGATCGTGCAGGGGCTGACCGAGTTCTTCCCTGTTTCGAGCTCGGGCCACCTGGTCATCGCGGAGACTCTGCTGGGCCACATCGGTGAGGGCGTGCTCTTCGAGATCGCCGTCCACGTGGGCACTCTGGTGGCGATCCTCGCGTTCTACCGCGAGCGGATCGTGGGCCTGCTCGTCGGCCTCCGCGCGCGAGAAGCGGAGGCCTGGCGCTACGCGGGGAAGCTCGTTCTGGCCACCCTTCCCGCCGTGGTCGCCGGGCTTACCGCCAAGCCGTTCATCGAATCCCTGTTCGGTGAGCCCCGGCTGATCGTGCTGACGCTTCTGGCGACCGGCGCCCTGCTGCTCACGATTCGCCGCACCCAGCCTCACGCCCGCGCCGAGGTGCCGAGCTGGTCTCAGGCTTTCTGGATCGGCTGCGCACAGATGCTGGCGATCGCGCCCGGAATCTCGCGGAGCGGATCGACCTTGGCGGCGGCGCTCGCCCTGGGCGTGGCACCTCTGGCGGCGACCGAGTTCTCATTCCTGATGGCCGTTGCCGCCATCACCGGTGCGGCCGTTCTGGCGATCCCCGATGCAAGTGCGGCAGATTCGGCAACGCTCATCGCCTGTGGCATCGGAGCCGTGGCGGCGGCCGTATCAGGTTTGTTTGCACTGCGTGCGTTCGTGCGCCTTCTGGAGCGCCAACGCTTCCATCTCTTCGCGTACTACTGCTTCGCGGCCGCATTGGCGTTCGCCGCCTACCTGAGCCTCCGCTGA
- a CDS encoding long-chain-fatty-acid--CoA ligase: MRENLGLFLAKRAALGPDLEALIEIERGRRFLYSELNARANRIAHALLEKGVRPGDRVALLMMNGAEYIESYFGIAKIGAVMVPLNWRLVPEELTFILSDSGSKVLLFDGEFDEPVAELLERDTPISSWIRVGAASDTPDFADDYDTLTAAASDEEPDIAAEGDDILFIMYTSGTTGQPKGVVHTHSSVTWASLTINMTADNRHGDRYLQMLPLFHVGALGPLTAGIHRGSAIVLMRAFDPSQVFPVIERERVTTALAVPAMLRLMLAADNHEEHDRTTLRWIMSGAAPVPVPLIEAYAAMGIEIHQVYGLTETGGPACLISPEAAISKAGSTGPAFLHTDVRVVDEQGQDVPPGKIGEVIVRGRHIMKEYWNRPDATAETLRDGWLYSGDLASMDEDGFVYIQDRKKDMIISGGENIYPAEVENALSAHPGVADVAVIGMPSPKWGESVAAIVVRRPGTEVTEDDVIQFCQTRLARFKQPRVVHFIDEIPRNPTGKILKRLLREQFPGPAPQ, translated from the coding sequence ATGCGTGAGAATCTCGGACTCTTCCTGGCAAAACGTGCGGCCCTCGGGCCCGATCTCGAGGCCCTGATCGAGATCGAGCGAGGCCGCAGGTTCCTGTACAGCGAGCTGAACGCCCGCGCCAATCGCATCGCCCACGCCCTTCTGGAAAAGGGCGTACGGCCTGGCGATCGGGTGGCGCTGCTGATGATGAATGGCGCCGAGTACATCGAGAGCTATTTCGGGATCGCGAAAATCGGTGCCGTCATGGTTCCGCTCAATTGGCGACTCGTCCCGGAGGAGCTCACCTTCATCCTCAGTGACTCGGGCTCCAAGGTCCTGCTCTTCGACGGCGAGTTCGACGAGCCGGTCGCGGAGCTGCTGGAGCGGGACACGCCGATCTCGAGCTGGATCCGTGTCGGTGCGGCCAGCGACACCCCGGACTTCGCCGATGACTACGACACGCTCACTGCGGCGGCAAGCGATGAAGAACCGGATATCGCTGCCGAGGGCGATGACATCCTCTTCATCATGTACACGTCCGGCACCACGGGGCAGCCGAAGGGCGTCGTCCACACCCACTCGAGCGTCACGTGGGCCTCGTTGACGATCAACATGACGGCGGACAACCGCCACGGCGATCGCTACCTGCAGATGTTGCCGCTCTTCCACGTCGGCGCACTGGGGCCGCTCACCGCGGGCATCCACCGTGGCAGCGCCATCGTCTTGATGCGCGCCTTCGACCCCTCGCAGGTCTTCCCGGTGATCGAGCGCGAGCGGGTGACCACCGCGCTCGCCGTTCCGGCCATGCTTCGCTTGATGCTCGCTGCCGACAATCACGAAGAACACGACCGCACGACCTTGCGCTGGATCATGTCCGGTGCCGCGCCCGTGCCCGTGCCGTTGATCGAAGCCTACGCGGCCATGGGAATCGAAATCCATCAGGTCTACGGGTTGACCGAGACTGGCGGCCCGGCCTGCCTGATCAGCCCGGAGGCCGCCATCTCGAAAGCCGGTTCGACCGGCCCGGCATTCCTCCACACCGATGTGCGCGTCGTCGATGAGCAGGGCCAGGACGTACCGCCCGGGAAGATCGGCGAAGTGATCGTTCGCGGCCGCCACATCATGAAGGAGTACTGGAACCGGCCCGACGCGACCGCCGAGACCCTTCGGGACGGCTGGCTCTATTCCGGCGATCTGGCATCGATGGACGAGGACGGATTCGTCTACATCCAGGATCGCAAGAAGGACATGATCATCTCCGGCGGTGAGAACATCTACCCGGCTGAGGTCGAGAACGCGCTCTCCGCTCATCCGGGCGTGGCCGACGTCGCTGTGATTGGCATGCCGTCTCCGAAATGGGGAGAATCCGTGGCCGCCATCGTGGTTCGCCGACCGGGTACCGAGGTCACAGAGGATGACGTCATCCAGTTCTGTCAGACCAGACTGGCCCGCTTCAAGCAACCCAGAGTCGTGCACTTCATCGACGAGATCCCACGCAACCCGACCGGGAAGATCCTGAAGCGGCTCCTGCGCGAGCAATTTCCCGGACCGGCACCCCAGTAG